CTTGGCGAATGGGGAGACCGCAGCCAAATCGCAACCATTGCGATGGCTGCGGGACAGGATTATGGGTTTGTCACTGTCGGTGCAATCGCTGGGCATGGTATTTgcacagctgcagcagtcaTTGGAGGTAGTGCTATTGCTGGTAAGGTCAGCTTGCGTGTTGGTATGTATCTCCGCCAATCAATTCAACGGATATTTGGCTAATTATTTTGAAGTGACGCTTGGTGGTGCCGTGGCCTTCTTGGTTTTCGGTGCTATTTATTTGCTGGAAGCCTTTTTCGAAGGCTGATCGTCTTGGTAAATCGTACCATGTGCATTAGATACTATTTTACTGTAAAGTATGGGAATTGGAATCTTCTAGCGAGTTGTATACCGTCACCTCCGGTTGCCAGCTACATATCCAAAGGGGGGAAATGCCTATTGAGTTCTGAAAGGCCACGCTCTCCATTGCGCTTCTCGTTGTTAATAAGCGATGGCGCCATTTAAGCTTTCCACTTAAGCATCCCCTGTTCATGAGGTACTGCTTGATGTCTCACACCGCTGATACGCAAGTCGCCCTCTTATTCTTCGTTCGTCAGTCAAAGTTGGACGCCTGATCTCACTTCCACGACAATCCGATGACTCCGATCCGAATACGCAAGGTTACACAACCTTGTCGTGCTCCTTCTCCTATCCGTCATCGCATATTAATGACTTTGGAAGGCTACAATTAGAACTGAATGCTACAAGAAGATATCAAATTTGCAGTAGTCGAGCTTTCGGCATTGCAGCAAATAATTCACATGTTGGCCCATCCATGCAGTCCATACCTGCGACTTCATCTCACTTGTATTACTGTGTCCCGCTGCCTGGTAGGTGCCTCTGCCGCAAATTCCGTAAGGTCATGAATCATTTCTTCGCTGCACCCTTTGGCTCCCAGCCTGGATCCGCCATCTCAAAGCTCCCAAACTCAAACCCAGGCGCAACAGAGTAACCCACGAGAGTCCAGTCCCCCAAAGACAGCGCATGCTGCCATTCTCCGCgctcaacaacaatctgCGGCCTCTCACCCCGCCAAATATCCGGGCCGAGAGCGAGATCGCGAACAGGGTTGCCATCGTCCCATGATAGCGAGAGCCGTAGCGGCGCACCAGCGTAATAATGCCAGACCTCGACGGCGTCGAGCACACGGTGCCAGTACGATAGGCCGGACTCGCCCTCGAGGAGGTAGTAGATGTAAGTGCTGTTTGCGCGACCTTCTGGTGATGTATTTGCGTCTCGGAATGTCTCGACGTAGTAGCCCTTCTCTGGATGAGGGGCGAGGTTCAGCGCTGTGATGACGTCCTGAGCTGTATGTGTAATTGCCATTGTCTTTGGTTTGCTTTGTACTGCACGCGGTTTCAGTGATGACGGGGGATTTCAACTGTCCTTGCTGATGGATTGGTGTAGAGCGTCTTCGCAAATCCCTGGGGCCATGGAGGCATTTTATTTAAACCTTGTTTATAAACGAGAAATTTACTCAACGTTCGCTGAGTCTCACCGTTTATTAGGTGGCAGCGACGGGTAAGCAGCCACAGTCAGGCGAGAGTTACATCCATCCTTCGATCCATGGAAATCCTTGCTTATCAGCCGAATTAACTTTCCCGGGTATCCGATCTTCTCAATTTCGCCATTCTGATTCACAATATGGCAAGTATAATTGGAAATGGTTGTTTCCTTTCGCGCGTCTAGTTATCtcaaaatataatataataatttgATGCGGCTGATACAGACAGAAGTGTCGATGGCCCGTATCCAGTCTTGTTCAGCGTGACTGTCAGAAAGGATACATTCGGCCATGCACACTTACCATGCAGGCTGTCGACTGACTGACCCCGTTCGGGCTAGATACTAGGTTGTGGCTAAACACATTAGTGGCCCCGTTATTCATATGCTTTGTGCCAATTGGCCTATTGGGTGGGTCAGTAAACCgaggcctcaggcataaATGTGCTTAGGGTTGTAGGGTTGTAGGGCTGTAGGGTTGTAGGGTTGTAGGGTTAGGGGTAACGTTAGAATGATTAGTAATATGATCTTGCACTAACCCTGTTTATCGCGAACTCTGCGAACCGCCAAGACAACCTAAGATTCGATCAgtccccctttttttttttttgcagccAAACTGTGTTCTGAACTTGCCATCTTCCGCGCCTTGGTTTTTATCGACTATCGATCATTTTCGTCACGGTTCATCGCGATCCATCGCGATTCATCGAAAATCTAGGACCTATCATTTTCCGGCACTAGgatctatatagtatatagattatagagCCTCCTACTGATTTGCCGCCGACATCATGATGCAGGGCCACTCGCGGTCACGGTCGCGGCAAGATCTCTTCTCGCAGCCACAAGCGTCTCCGAGTCGCAAACGCATTACAAGAAGCCAAAGCCGCGAGGTCGAAGAAACTCGCATACGCTCCAAGGAGATCAATCCGACAGATGGCCATGGGAGGCGAGAGCAAAGCAAGGGTACGTGGTAATTGAAGCTTTGTCGCGCGCACCCTGTTGTTTTCCTGATCTGCTTCCCGATCGGGAAATTTCTTGGCATCTTTCTACTCACATTTCTCTCATTTTCATTCATCGTCtcttcattttctttttgtatTTACCTTTGGTCCATTGTCATTTATTCTGACACTGAATAGCCCTCCCTCCTGTCGCTGAAGAGTCCCCGTTCAAATCTCCGAGAAAAACGGGTGCCCGCTATGGAAGTTCAACCATACCAGAATCCCCGGGTGACACCACGAACATTTCGGGAACAACCTTTGTCCAGCCTGAGTCGGAAATGGACCTTGACCCGGAAATGATGCTTGAGGTTATTCCTGATCTTGAGCGAGCGGGCAAAAGTGTCCTGGAGTTCCTCGCTCCGAGAACGGCGACTCCGGTGGTGATCGTGAATAAAGCCAAAACGCTCAGTGATCCCAGCAATACCCAAAGTAGACGCCTTCGCCGCTTAAAGTCAAACCTGGATAATGAAATACAGCACTTCGGCAGTCAAACTTATATTGATGTTGGAGACATTGGTCATTTGTTTGCCTCTACCCTTGGGGGCAGGCGGGGTGAGTTCAATGACTGGGGACCAGACCCCATCGTGCAAATGGCCAACTGCGCACGCTTTGCAGTTGAGGTACTTCTGGCCGGTACTAGTACAAACTCCCAGAGGCAGGCATTACAGAATGTCGAGAATCTATTCCCCCTGCCTTTTATGACCGGCCTGGTTGGCGCTGGACAAGTAAAAGCGCCCGGCGAAAGTTCCTTGGAGAAAGAGACCTTTGAGCTTGCTTTAGAGATTCGAAAGCAGTCCCTGATCCTGCAATTGGAAGATAATCAGGATAAGCCTGGGTTCAGCGCCAAGAACGAGGTCAGACTGTGCTTCTTCACAGGATTGTCTCGTAAATCTCCGCCGCGAGGATTTAATCTACCAAATTTCggtggctctggcggcgCACTTCCCGAGAAATATCGAGATCCTGTTCATAATCTCTTCAACGATATCCTTCTGTCAGAGACCGAGAATGGCATTGATGTTGAGGAGTTGCGCAGTTCATATCTTTGGAAAAGGTTTGTCCTCCAGGCAGCAAAGTGGATCCGCAAGAGGACAGAAGAAATCGATGAGGAATTGCAAAAGCGCATGACTACACAAGAGGTCCACGACACATTTTTTACTTCAAAGCACCCTAGCTTTGCCAGCACATTGGGGGGTTCGGAAGCGGAACCAAGTGGCGAGGCACAAGAGGACGAACTAGAGATCTCGCATCGGCAGAGCGTTGAACAGGAATCTGCTGGtctgctggaggagcaggagcagcaggagcaaCAAGAGCCTAAATCGCCAACGGTCCAACGGGGTACGGAGCGGAGACGGTCTTCGAGACCGTAAGTAATCTTCCCAGATATGCGAACTCTTCTAACGTTTTGCAGCTCATACTTGAACGCTCTCTCTATTCAACGCATCACACAAAGACAGGAGCGCCTCCGTGCTGGGGATGAGACGTCTGAAAATCAACGACAGCCCGACATTGTCCACCCAATCTGGCGAACAGTGAACGAGCAACCTACCTCCAGTCGTCACCGAAGTTCCTCAGACCCACCCTCGACCCGCCTAGCCCAGCAAAATGTACCTCATGAAATTCCACAGTCCTTCGACGATGCCTCTCCTACTTTGGGACCCGAAGAGGACATCACTTTTGGGGATGATTCACAACTCGCCATCGGGAACGAGGACCCTCAAATAGAGAGGTCTCGCAGCCCCGCCCCCATCCCCAGGAGAACAACGCCTTGGAGTCAGGGATCCGGTACCAGGAATCAAAGCTCAGATGGAATGACATTGACCCAGCGCATATGGGAAGCAAGCAAGACCAGACCCGGTCGTAGTGCTGATACACGGTTTATTGACCGGCAACAAGATGCCGCGCGAGTTTCTCCGATTCGAGACAGTGACTCTGAAGGCGCGGTGAGACGCGTTGAACAGCGTGCATCTCGCAAGCGGGCACGGCGATCATCCGAGTCCGAGCCCGAAGCTGGTCCAGGCCACTTTGATTACGACAGACGCTCGGTTGATCTCGAGGGTCGGAGAGGGGAGAAGCCTCAAGAATCGAGACGCAAGCGTGCACGGGTGCAGGAACCAGAAACTCAAAGTGATGTCAATGCAGACgccaacgaagaagaagccccaAGTCCAGAACCTCCAAGACAACGCACTGTGCCGCCCAGCTCCCAGCCCACCACCAGGGAATATACACCCACAGCAAGAGTACGCTGgacggacgaggaagacaacAGACTTCTACGCTTGATGAAAGACCACTCCACCCGCTGGGCAGTGATCGAGAGACAGAACCAGGCACAACCGCCGAGGCAGGGCGAAGTGCGAATTGAGGGACGAGACCAGGGGGCACTCAAGGATCGTGCTCGGAATATCAAGATTGCGTACTATCGGTAAGTTCTTCTCTTTATTACATAGCATGGTTTCATTTTGGACTTGGGTTATTGACAAGTTACAGTGACGGGATTGAAATTCCGCCGTACCTTCAGATcgtgacgatgaagaaaaaggatTATGAGAGGCTTGAAGCACGCGGGATTGTTGTACCTCGATGATGGGTATtatgaatgaatgaatgatgcATTGGACTTGGTTACTTTTTTTCTGGCGGTtattctttttgtttttcggGCCTTTTAGCAACAAGATACCATGAGCTGGTTTGACGTTATGACTTAATACATTCTTATTATTCTCGTCTATGAAACTACTATACATGAGCCTTGAACATGGCAAAAGATTGTGGTATCTAATAATCAAATCCATGATGTCCTGCCTATAAGcgtaggtaggtaggtaaaataatactactactagtagtagggATAGTAAGAAGTAACAAATGTTCCGGACCGAAGTGTAGGCCCTAATGTGACCACGAAAAATTAAGTCTCGTCGAATCGTCCAGCGATATCGAAGTGTTCCAGCCAATCCCAGTCCAAGCCAGGAGGTACTTGTGTATATATACGTATGGTATACATAGCCGTTGCATTCCCACTGCATCGCTTTCATTCCTCCCACACCCCTGTCCTATTTGGACATCGACACTGAGGTACAAGGAGAATTAGTTATATAGCCTAGAACAAAGGCACAACGACCGAAAGCAAGATGGCACCGAGCATCGAGGCGGGGCTTCCCAGCACCGCAGAAGCGGCATCATCCGTCGGCGAGGCAGAAGCAGCATCGCCAGAGGAAGTAGAGTCCGcagagccggagctggagtcggagtcggagtcggagccggagctggagctagatccagagccagaggtgCTGCTGGCACCCTGAGACTCCTGTGACTGACTGGGGCCGGCCGTAGTAGTAGCAGCGGCGGTGGTCATAGACCCAGTAGCGATGCCACTGCCGGAGGGGTCGTTGTCTACGGCTGTTACAATGCCTGTAGGGACAGCGGTTGTGGAGGCCTCAGTTGCCACTTCGGTGCCTGCGCCAGTCTGGGTCTCTGCGGACGCTTCGGTGCTCGaggagccagagccagagccagagtcagagtcagtcTCGGAGCTGCTGGAACCAGTAGCCTGGACGGGTGCGCCGACCCCCGCGGTGGCGgtctcggactcggactcggactcggactcgcTGGAAGAAGGAGCGTCGGCCTGAACGGGTGCGCCGACGCCTGCGGTCTCAGTGGGGACACTAGCCTGCACAGGGGCGCCGACTCCAGCATTGGAGCCAACACCGGTCTGGACTGCGGTTGGGTCGACGCTGACGGACGTCTCCGGGGCTGAGTCGTCGGCTGTGAGGATGTCGTTAAGCAATTGGgggttggcggagatgaggggggccaggagggcgagggggaCGAGGGCCTTGGTGAGCTGCATTGTGGATGTATGGATTGGTTTGTATCTGTAGTGGATGAAGGAATGGAAGCGAGAGGTGTCTCTGGCTAGTACAGTAAAGAATGGATGAGTGAGCACTGGGAGATGCTCAGTCAGGAGAGATGAGAAAAAGAGAACGAAAGCAGGATGGAACAAAGACTTCAACGGGCCGCAGGCACCAGCACAGGGACAGCGGCATATTTATTCAAGGGCGAACTGGAAAGGGCTCAGCGGGCCACAAGCCACAACGGGGAGA
The nucleotide sequence above comes from Aspergillus puulaauensis MK2 DNA, chromosome 3, nearly complete sequence. Encoded proteins:
- a CDS encoding cupin domain-containing protein (COG:S;~EggNog:ENOG410PQ4B;~InterPro:IPR014710,IPR011051,IPR009327,IPR039935;~PFAM:PF06172), translating into MAITHTAQDVITALNLAPHPEKGYYVETFRDANTSPEGRANSTYIYYLLEGESGLSYWHRVLDAVEVWHYYAGAPLRLSLSWDDGNPVRDLALGPDIWRGERPQIVVERGEWQHALSLGDWTLVGYSVAPGFEFGSFEMADPGWEPKGAAKK
- a CDS encoding SANT/Myb-like DNA-binding domain-containing protein (COG:S;~EggNog:ENOG410PU4Z;~InterPro:IPR001005,IPR017877), whose product is MMQGHSRSRSRQDLFSQPQASPSRKRITRSQSREVEETRIRSKEINPTDGHGRREQSKALPPVAEESPFKSPRKTGARYGSSTIPESPGDTTNISGTTFVQPESEMDLDPEMMLEVIPDLERAGKSVLEFLAPRTATPVVIVNKAKTLSDPSNTQSRRLRRLKSNLDNEIQHFGSQTYIDVGDIGHLFASTLGGRRGEFNDWGPDPIVQMANCARFAVEVLLAGTSTNSQRQALQNVENLFPLPFMTGLVGAGQVKAPGESSLEKETFELALEIRKQSLILQLEDNQDKPGFSAKNEVRLCFFTGLSRKSPPRGFNLPNFGGSGGALPEKYRDPVHNLFNDILLSETENGIDVEELRSSYLWKRFVLQAAKWIRKRTEEIDEELQKRMTTQEVHDTFFTSKHPSFASTLGGSEAEPSGEAQEDELEISHRQSVEQESAGLLEEQEQQEQQEPKSPTVQRGTERRRSSRPSYLNALSIQRITQRQERLRAGDETSENQRQPDIVHPIWRTVNEQPTSSRHRSSSDPPSTRLAQQNVPHEIPQSFDDASPTLGPEEDITFGDDSQLAIGNEDPQIERSRSPAPIPRRTTPWSQGSGTRNQSSDGMTLTQRIWEASKTRPGRSADTRFIDRQQDAARVSPIRDSDSEGAVRRVEQRASRKRARRSSESEPEAGPGHFDYDRRSVDLEGRRGEKPQESRRKRARVQEPETQSDVNADANEEEAPSPEPPRQRTVPPSSQPTTREYTPTARVRWTDEEDNRLLRLMKDHSTRWAVIERQNQAQPPRQGEVRIEGRDQGALKDRARNIKIAYYRDGIEIPPYLQIVTMKKKDYERLEARGIVVPR
- a CDS encoding uncharacterized protein (SECRETED:SignalP(1-19)) — encoded protein: MQLTKALVPLALLAPLISANPQLLNDILTADDSAPETSVSVDPTAVQTGVGSNAGVGAPVQASVPTETAGVGAPVQADAPSSSESESESESETATAGVGAPVQATGSSSSETDSDSGSGSGSSSTEASAETQTGAGTEVATEASTTAVPTGIVTAVDNDPSGSGIATGSMTTAAATTTAGPSQSQESQGASSTSGSGSSSSSGSDSDSDSSSGSADSTSSGDAASASPTDDAASAVLGSPASMLGAILLSVVVPLF